From a single Cupriavidus taiwanensis LMG 19424 genomic region:
- a CDS encoding DUF924 family protein, whose translation MTAQLPEDALRVLDFWFEQPGSAAWNTARPQWFTKSDAFDAQVRANFLSDWQVACDGAPDDWSVTPEGACARVVLLDQFPRNMFRNDPRSFGTDAQALALARRIVASGMDRALPTDYHRMFCYMPFEHSESLEDQDEAVRLMTQLREASGGAVDVVEWAEKHRAIIARFGRFPHRNAVLGRQSTAEEQAFLQQPGSSF comes from the coding sequence ATGACAGCCCAACTGCCTGAAGACGCCCTGCGTGTGCTGGATTTCTGGTTCGAACAGCCCGGTTCCGCCGCCTGGAATACCGCGCGCCCGCAATGGTTCACCAAGTCGGATGCGTTCGATGCGCAGGTTCGCGCGAACTTCCTGTCTGACTGGCAGGTCGCCTGCGACGGGGCGCCTGACGACTGGTCGGTCACGCCCGAGGGCGCCTGCGCGCGCGTGGTGCTGCTGGACCAGTTTCCGCGCAACATGTTCCGCAACGACCCGCGCAGCTTCGGCACCGATGCGCAGGCGCTGGCACTGGCCCGCCGCATCGTCGCCTCTGGCATGGACCGCGCGCTGCCGACCGACTACCACCGCATGTTCTGCTACATGCCGTTCGAGCATTCGGAGTCGCTGGAAGACCAGGACGAGGCGGTGCGCCTGATGACGCAGCTGCGCGAGGCCAGCGGCGGCGCGGTCGATGTGGTGGAGTGGGCCGAGAAGCACCGCGCGATCATCGCGCGCTTTGGCCGCTTCCCGCACCGCAATGCGGTGTTGGGCCGGCAGAGTACGGCCGAGGAACAGGCGTTCCTGCAGCAGCCGGGTTCTTCCTTCTGA
- a CDS encoding esterase/lipase family protein → MTLGAAGIRRVAVTAQAAAALGIAAALVRAAAWPWPGALAAGAGLILGGIASGIAIAFALSGRGPWVGRGDRPPAPPADLAATRRPLRLAEALRCYAAECLAVLRMFDWLQPFRARAPFAPAADARPGHDAPPVLLVHGYACSQAIWLDMQPALAAAGYRCQGIDLEPVFGDIDDYARALLAAMRRIRAESGRAPLLLCHSMGGLAARAALRLAGDEDVCAGIVTLGSPHHGSALARFGGGHNARQMRCGSPWLRALAAAETPRLRARMISIFSWHDSIAGPPCTGWLDGAGHIALSGIGHVSLLRHPAAVRAVLDALAELSSRGR, encoded by the coding sequence ATGACCCTGGGCGCCGCCGGCATCCGCCGCGTCGCCGTGACCGCGCAGGCGGCCGCGGCGCTTGGCATTGCCGCGGCGCTGGTACGCGCGGCCGCGTGGCCGTGGCCCGGCGCGCTGGCCGCTGGCGCGGGGCTGATCCTGGGCGGCATCGCCTCCGGCATTGCCATCGCCTTCGCCCTGAGCGGGCGCGGCCCGTGGGTCGGACGCGGCGATCGCCCGCCCGCGCCGCCCGCTGACCTTGCCGCCACCCGCAGGCCGCTGCGGCTGGCCGAGGCCTTGCGCTGCTACGCGGCCGAATGCCTGGCCGTGCTGCGCATGTTCGACTGGCTGCAACCCTTCCGCGCCCGCGCGCCATTTGCGCCGGCCGCCGATGCACGGCCCGGACACGATGCCCCGCCGGTGCTGCTGGTCCACGGCTACGCCTGCAGCCAGGCCATCTGGCTCGACATGCAGCCGGCGCTGGCCGCCGCCGGTTACCGCTGCCAGGGGATCGACCTGGAACCCGTGTTCGGCGACATCGACGACTACGCGCGCGCGCTGCTGGCCGCGATGCGGCGCATCCGCGCCGAAAGCGGGCGCGCGCCGCTGCTGCTCTGCCACAGCATGGGCGGCCTCGCCGCGCGCGCCGCGCTGCGGCTGGCAGGCGACGAAGACGTCTGCGCCGGCATCGTGACCCTGGGCAGCCCGCACCACGGCAGCGCGCTGGCGCGCTTTGGCGGCGGCCACAATGCGCGCCAGATGCGTTGCGGCAGCCCCTGGCTGCGCGCGCTGGCGGCCGCCGAAACACCGCGGCTGCGCGCGCGCATGATCTCGATCTTCAGCTGGCACGATTCGATCGCGGGGCCGCCCTGCACCGGGTGGCTCGATGGCGCCGGCCATATCGCACTGTCAGGCATCGGCCATGTGTCGCTGCTGCGCCATCCCGCCGCGGTGCGTGCGGTGCTCGACGCCCTGGCCGAACTGTCCTCGCGCGGCCGCTGA
- a CDS encoding ABC transporter permease, which produces MPSESAIDVPATAAQPAGLHAATGGKFSAWRQALRMARRDWLAGELYLLLFALVLAVAALTSVGFMADRMRLGLERDARQMIASDVLLVADQPFDAAFAQRARAAGLAVAQTVTFPSMATAEGKGQAGAEPPSQLAALKAVTDGYPLRGRLKVTGAPGGPDAPADGIPAPGTVWVDEALLGALGVAVGDSLRLGSRSFRIDRIITQELDRGTGFMNFAPRVLMPLSDLDGTGLIGWGSRVTYRLLVAGPDAAGAAFQKWARDEIERRKLRNTRVESLESGQPQMRATLDRAERFLSLVAVLSSMIAAVAIAMSARRYMQRHTDACAVYKCLGLSRGQILRAFGLEFLLVGAAGALAGVLLGYLAHYGLLLSLGGLLKVSLPQPSLLPALVGVLAGLVLLAGFALPPLLALTRVAPLRVLRRDIGLPPVSAWVAYALGLGAFVALLLVAARDLRLGLTTAGGFIAAGVVFGVLALGLLTLLSRLLRGRLRGRAAMGWRFALAVLERRRAVTVLQTVALAVGLMALLLLGMTRNDLVDSWRNATPADAPNRFIINIQPDQREPLRQMLANAGITDLLYPMVRGRLTHIGERTIRGDSFEDGRARNLVEREFNLSYTDALPEGNRVIAGRWSNGADGAEAGASVEEGIAKTLGIRLGDTLRFDVAGQPVQARVTSLRKLDWGSMRVNFFVILPPRAMQGMPETYITSFHLPPASAALGNRLIAAFPNITVVNTDMILRQIQDILDQVIAAVEFLFVFTLAAGVTVLYAALSGARDERMRDAGLLKALGASAALVRQTQYAEFLVVGGLAGLLASLGAIAVGWGLSQFVFDFPYRFNAWIVPVGVVSGMLCAFAGGWLGLREVLRQPALATLRDA; this is translated from the coding sequence ATGCCCTCCGAGTCCGCCATCGACGTCCCGGCCACTGCCGCACAACCCGCCGGACTGCACGCCGCCACCGGCGGCAAATTTTCCGCCTGGCGCCAGGCGCTGCGCATGGCCCGCCGCGACTGGCTGGCGGGCGAGCTTTACCTGCTGCTGTTTGCGCTGGTGCTGGCGGTGGCCGCGCTGACCAGCGTGGGTTTCATGGCCGACCGCATGCGGCTGGGCCTGGAGCGCGATGCGCGGCAAATGATTGCCTCGGATGTGCTGCTGGTGGCCGACCAGCCCTTCGACGCCGCGTTCGCGCAGCGTGCCCGCGCCGCCGGCCTGGCGGTGGCGCAGACCGTGACCTTCCCGAGCATGGCCACGGCCGAGGGCAAGGGCCAGGCCGGCGCCGAGCCGCCCAGCCAGCTGGCCGCGCTCAAGGCCGTGACCGACGGCTATCCGCTGCGCGGCCGGCTCAAGGTGACCGGCGCGCCGGGCGGGCCGGACGCGCCCGCCGACGGCATTCCCGCGCCGGGCACGGTATGGGTCGACGAGGCGCTGCTGGGCGCGCTGGGCGTCGCGGTGGGCGACAGCCTGCGGCTGGGCAGCCGCAGCTTCCGCATCGACCGCATCATCACGCAGGAGCTCGATCGCGGCACCGGCTTCATGAACTTCGCGCCGCGCGTGCTGATGCCGCTGTCGGACCTGGACGGCACCGGTCTGATCGGCTGGGGCAGCCGCGTTACCTACCGGCTGCTGGTGGCCGGACCCGACGCCGCCGGCGCGGCCTTCCAGAAATGGGCGCGGGACGAGATCGAACGCCGCAAGCTGCGCAATACGCGGGTGGAGTCGCTGGAATCGGGCCAGCCGCAGATGCGCGCCACGCTGGACCGCGCCGAGCGCTTCCTGTCGCTGGTGGCGGTGCTGTCGTCGATGATCGCCGCGGTGGCGATCGCGATGTCGGCGCGCCGCTATATGCAGCGCCACACCGATGCCTGCGCGGTCTACAAGTGCCTGGGTCTGTCGCGCGGGCAGATCCTGCGGGCATTCGGGCTGGAATTCCTGCTGGTCGGTGCGGCCGGCGCGCTCGCCGGCGTGCTGCTCGGCTACCTGGCGCACTATGGCCTGCTGCTGTCGCTGGGGGGGCTGCTCAAGGTGTCGCTGCCGCAGCCGTCGCTGCTGCCGGCGCTGGTGGGCGTGCTGGCCGGGCTGGTGCTGCTGGCCGGGTTTGCGCTGCCGCCGCTGCTCGCGCTGACGCGGGTCGCGCCGTTGCGGGTGTTGCGGCGCGATATCGGGCTGCCGCCGGTATCGGCGTGGGTGGCCTACGCGCTGGGCCTGGGGGCCTTTGTCGCGCTGCTGCTGGTGGCCGCGCGCGACCTGCGGCTGGGCCTGACCACCGCGGGCGGCTTTATCGCCGCGGGGGTGGTGTTCGGCGTGCTGGCGCTGGGCCTGCTGACGCTGCTGTCGCGGCTGCTGCGCGGACGCCTGCGCGGGCGCGCGGCGATGGGGTGGCGCTTTGCGCTGGCGGTGCTGGAGCGCCGCCGCGCGGTGACGGTGCTGCAGACCGTGGCGCTGGCGGTGGGGCTGATGGCGCTGCTGCTGCTCGGCATGACCCGCAACGACCTGGTCGATTCCTGGCGCAACGCCACGCCGGCCGACGCGCCCAACCGCTTCATCATCAATATCCAGCCGGACCAGCGCGAGCCGCTGCGCCAGATGCTGGCCAACGCGGGCATCACCGACCTGCTTTACCCCATGGTGCGCGGGCGCCTGACCCATATCGGCGAGCGCACCATCCGCGGCGACAGCTTCGAGGACGGGCGCGCGCGCAACCTGGTCGAGCGCGAGTTCAACCTGTCCTATACCGATGCGCTGCCGGAGGGCAACCGCGTGATCGCCGGACGCTGGTCGAACGGGGCGGACGGCGCCGAGGCCGGCGCGTCGGTGGAAGAGGGCATCGCCAAGACCCTGGGCATCCGGCTCGGCGACACGCTGCGCTTCGACGTGGCCGGCCAGCCGGTGCAGGCGCGCGTGACCTCGCTGCGCAAGCTCGACTGGGGCTCGATGCGGGTCAACTTCTTCGTGATCCTGCCGCCGCGGGCGATGCAGGGCATGCCCGAGACCTACATCACCTCGTTCCACCTGCCGCCCGCCAGCGCCGCGCTGGGCAACCGGCTGATCGCCGCCTTTCCCAACATCACCGTGGTCAACACCGACATGATCCTGCGCCAGATCCAGGACATCCTGGACCAGGTAATCGCGGCGGTGGAGTTCCTGTTCGTCTTCACGCTGGCGGCGGGCGTGACCGTGCTGTACGCAGCGTTGTCCGGCGCGCGCGACGAGCGCATGCGCGACGCCGGCCTGCTCAAGGCGCTGGGCGCTTCGGCCGCGCTGGTGCGGCAGACGCAGTATGCCGAGTTCCTGGTGGTGGGCGGCCTTGCCGGCCTGCTGGCCAGCCTCGGCGCGATCGCGGTGGGCTGGGGGCTGTCGCAGTTCGTGTTCGACTTCCCGTACCGCTTCAATGCGTGGATCGTGCCGGTCGGCGTGGTTTCTGGCATGCTGTGCGCTTTTGCCGGCGGCTGGCTGGGCCTGCGCGAAGTGCTGCGCCAACCGGCGCTGGCGACCTTGCGCGATGCCTGA
- a CDS encoding UDP-2,3-diacylglucosamine diphosphatase has product MVQAIRSARGYLSKAAQLAPWLRRSADSGPAAPVTAFMAPALDGAALAPPREAQETYPPEPHPIQRYRAIWLSDIHLGTPGCQADYLLDFLKHNESDQLYLVGDIIDGWQLRRGWYWPQSHNDVVQKLLRKARKGTEVIYVPGNHDEAARQFDGMAFGDITVREEAIHVTATGRRLWVVHGDLFDGVVQHARWLAYLGDSLYTMILALNRHFNRLRARLGFPYWSLSQYLKHQVKNAVNYIGAFESAMVDEARRRGCDGVVCGHIHKAEIREVNGQLYCNDGDWVESLSALVETLEGELKIVYWTRLLDAPAPAMRRRRRAAVAG; this is encoded by the coding sequence ATGGTGCAAGCAATCCGATCTGCCCGCGGGTATCTGTCGAAGGCCGCGCAACTGGCGCCATGGCTGCGCCGCAGCGCTGACAGCGGCCCAGCCGCGCCAGTGACCGCCTTCATGGCGCCGGCGCTCGATGGCGCCGCGCTGGCGCCGCCGCGCGAAGCGCAGGAAACCTATCCCCCCGAGCCGCACCCGATCCAGCGCTACCGCGCCATCTGGCTGTCGGACATCCACCTGGGAACGCCCGGCTGCCAGGCCGATTACCTGCTGGATTTCCTCAAGCACAACGAATCCGACCAGCTCTACCTGGTCGGCGACATCATCGACGGCTGGCAGCTGCGCCGCGGCTGGTACTGGCCGCAAAGCCACAACGACGTGGTGCAGAAGCTGCTGCGCAAGGCGCGCAAGGGCACCGAGGTGATCTATGTCCCCGGCAACCACGACGAAGCCGCGCGCCAGTTCGACGGCATGGCCTTCGGCGACATCACCGTGCGCGAGGAGGCGATCCACGTCACCGCCACCGGACGCCGCCTGTGGGTGGTGCACGGCGACCTGTTCGACGGCGTGGTGCAGCACGCGCGCTGGCTGGCCTACCTGGGCGACTCGCTCTACACCATGATCCTGGCGCTCAACCGGCACTTCAACCGGCTGCGCGCGCGCCTGGGCTTTCCGTACTGGTCGCTGTCGCAGTACCTGAAGCACCAGGTCAAGAACGCGGTGAACTACATCGGCGCGTTCGAGAGCGCGATGGTGGACGAGGCACGCCGCCGCGGCTGCGACGGCGTAGTTTGCGGCCACATCCACAAGGCCGAGATCCGCGAGGTCAACGGCCAGCTCTACTGCAACGACGGCGACTGGGTCGAAAGCCTGTCGGCGCTGGTCGAAACCCTGGAAGGCGAGCTGAAGATCGTCTACTGGACCCGGCTGCTCGACGCGCCCGCGCCCGCCATGCGCCGCCGCCGCCGCGCTGCCGTGGCCGGCTGA
- a CDS encoding TetR/AcrR family transcriptional regulator, translating to MEPKPQTGPRRTRDRILDVSLRLFNEVGEPNVTTTTIAEAMEISPGNLYYHFRNKDDIINSIFVRFEQEMERRLKMPDDHKATLDESWGYLQYMSEFLWNYRFLYRDINDLLARNRMLETNFKRIVEQKQRFAHEICRQFIEDGEMEATPEQVEAICTNMVVVATYWLSFQFVQHPRQYNDPEQIRGYLHGSSYHIFSILAPYLRGRAREAFDQLARDYAAAKAAAGAAKEAK from the coding sequence ATGGAACCGAAACCGCAAACCGGCCCCCGCCGCACCAGGGACCGCATCCTCGACGTCTCGCTGCGCCTGTTCAACGAAGTCGGCGAGCCCAACGTCACCACCACCACGATCGCGGAAGCAATGGAGATCAGCCCCGGCAATCTCTACTACCACTTCCGCAACAAGGACGACATCATCAACTCGATCTTCGTGCGCTTCGAGCAGGAGATGGAGCGCCGCCTGAAGATGCCGGACGACCACAAGGCCACGCTCGACGAAAGCTGGGGCTACCTGCAGTACATGTCCGAGTTCCTGTGGAACTACCGCTTCCTGTACCGCGACATCAACGACCTGCTGGCGCGCAACCGGATGCTGGAGACCAACTTCAAGCGCATCGTCGAGCAAAAGCAGCGTTTTGCACACGAGATCTGCCGCCAGTTCATCGAGGACGGCGAGATGGAAGCCACGCCCGAGCAGGTCGAGGCCATCTGCACCAACATGGTGGTGGTCGCCACCTACTGGCTGTCGTTCCAGTTCGTGCAGCATCCGCGCCAGTACAACGACCCCGAGCAGATCCGCGGCTACCTGCACGGTTCGAGCTACCACATCTTTTCGATCCTGGCCCCGTATCTGCGCGGCCGGGCGCGGGAGGCATTCGACCAGCTGGCGCGCGACTACGCGGCAGCCAAGGCCGCCGCCGGTGCGGCAAAGGAAGCGAAGTGA
- a CDS encoding group II truncated hemoglobin: protein MSTESDDKPGNAEATAFELVGGEARVRELVDRFYDLMDLEPQFAGLRALHPPSLDGSRDKLFWFLCGWLGGPNHFIERFGHPRLRARHMPFEIGVSERDQWMRCMALAMQDIGLSEDLQLRLMQAFFQTADWMRNVAR from the coding sequence ATGAGTACTGAATCCGACGACAAGCCCGGCAATGCCGAGGCCACTGCCTTTGAACTGGTGGGCGGCGAGGCGCGCGTGCGCGAACTGGTCGACCGCTTCTACGACCTGATGGACCTGGAGCCGCAGTTCGCGGGGCTGCGCGCGCTGCACCCGCCGTCGCTCGACGGCTCGCGCGACAAGCTGTTCTGGTTCCTGTGCGGCTGGCTGGGCGGCCCCAACCACTTTATCGAGCGCTTCGGCCATCCGCGCCTGCGCGCGCGCCATATGCCGTTCGAGATCGGCGTCAGCGAGCGCGACCAGTGGATGCGCTGCATGGCGCTGGCGATGCAGGACATCGGCCTGTCCGAAGACCTGCAGCTGCGCCTGATGCAGGCCTTCTTCCAGACCGCCGACTGGATGCGCAACGTGGCGCGCTGA
- a CDS encoding glycosyltransferase family 4 protein, producing MKILIVTDAWEPQVNGVVRTLKSTRRELEAMGHTVDMITPLEFRTVPCPTYPEIRLSLLPGARVRRRIEAFGPDALHIATEGPLGLAARSHALRHQLPFTTAYHTRFPEYVQARFGIPLAWTYRFLRWFHGPAQAVMAPTPVVLDDLRRYGIGNAVLWTRGVDLDVFTPQRANVLNTAHPIFLYVGRVAVEKNVEAFLALDLPGSKWVVGDGPALPALRARYPGANYLGVLSQPELARVYASADVFVFPSRTDTFGLVLLEALASGLPVAAYPVTGPIDVLGDSPAGVMHEDLREACLEALRIDRATARAHAEQFSWRAASEQFLAHLRPFAGARPGRGGAAAPSATPKPSAPQTHAETASGTAVRPANAEAAARHAER from the coding sequence ATGAAGATCCTGATCGTCACCGATGCCTGGGAACCGCAGGTCAATGGCGTGGTGCGCACGCTCAAGTCGACGCGCCGCGAACTGGAAGCGATGGGCCACACGGTCGACATGATCACGCCGCTGGAATTCCGCACGGTGCCCTGCCCGACCTATCCCGAGATCCGGCTGTCGCTGCTGCCCGGCGCGCGCGTGCGGCGGCGCATCGAGGCCTTCGGCCCGGACGCCCTGCACATCGCCACCGAAGGCCCGCTCGGGCTGGCCGCGCGCAGCCATGCGCTGCGCCACCAACTGCCCTTCACCACCGCGTACCACACGCGCTTTCCGGAATATGTGCAGGCCCGCTTCGGCATTCCGCTGGCGTGGACCTATCGTTTCCTGCGCTGGTTCCATGGCCCGGCCCAGGCCGTGATGGCGCCGACGCCGGTGGTGCTCGACGACCTGCGGCGCTACGGCATCGGCAACGCCGTGCTGTGGACACGCGGCGTGGACCTGGACGTGTTCACGCCGCAGCGCGCCAATGTGCTCAACACCGCCCACCCGATCTTCCTGTACGTCGGCCGCGTGGCGGTGGAGAAGAACGTCGAGGCGTTCCTGGCGCTGGACCTGCCCGGCTCCAAATGGGTGGTCGGCGACGGCCCGGCGCTGCCGGCGCTGCGCGCGCGCTATCCCGGCGCCAACTACCTGGGCGTGCTGAGCCAGCCCGAGCTGGCGCGGGTGTATGCTTCCGCTGATGTGTTCGTGTTCCCGAGCCGCACCGACACCTTCGGGCTGGTGCTGCTGGAAGCGCTGGCCAGCGGCTTGCCGGTGGCCGCGTATCCGGTCACGGGTCCGATCGACGTGCTGGGCGACAGCCCCGCCGGCGTGATGCACGAAGACCTGCGCGAAGCCTGCCTGGAAGCGCTGCGCATCGACCGTGCCACGGCCCGCGCCCACGCCGAGCAGTTTTCGTGGCGCGCGGCGTCCGAGCAGTTCCTGGCCCACCTGCGGCCGTTCGCGGGCGCCAGGCCGGGCCGGGGCGGCGCAGCGGCCCCATCCGCCACCCCCAAGCCTTCCGCACCGCAAACCCATGCCGAAACCGCATCCGGAACTGCCGTCCGACCCGCCAATGCAGAGGCCGCCGCCCGCCATGCAGAGCGCTGA
- a CDS encoding RDD family protein, with product MPAATLDPVPPADAVSAVPAAPPLRRRIACMLYEGVLLFGVLSASTAAYLVLRPLLRKLGVDGPLAIQLWSFLVMGLYFTWFWQRNGQTLAMQTWRMRVENAAGVPPRWPQAALRYLLAWLWLPPSAAVGHLLGLVKGPFVGVLCAGLLVWILLAWLDPRRQFLHDRLAGTRLTDLRARP from the coding sequence ATGCCAGCTGCCACCCTCGACCCCGTACCCCCTGCTGACGCCGTGTCGGCAGTGCCGGCCGCGCCGCCGCTGCGCCGCCGTATCGCCTGCATGCTGTATGAAGGCGTGCTGCTGTTCGGCGTGCTGAGCGCCTCGACCGCAGCCTACCTGGTGCTGCGGCCGCTGCTTCGGAAGCTGGGCGTGGACGGGCCGCTGGCGATCCAGCTGTGGAGCTTCCTGGTGATGGGGCTGTACTTCACCTGGTTCTGGCAGCGCAACGGCCAGACCCTGGCGATGCAGACCTGGCGCATGCGCGTCGAAAACGCCGCGGGCGTGCCGCCGCGTTGGCCGCAGGCGGCGCTGCGCTACCTGCTGGCGTGGCTGTGGCTGCCGCCGTCGGCCGCCGTCGGCCATCTGCTCGGCCTGGTCAAGGGCCCGTTCGTCGGCGTGCTGTGTGCCGGCCTGCTGGTCTGGATCCTGCTGGCCTGGCTGGATCCGCGCCGACAGTTCCTGCATGACCGCCTCGCCGGCACGCGCCTGACGGACCTGCGCGCCCGGCCATGA
- a CDS encoding DUF4126 domain-containing protein yields MLETAALAAGMSWASGFRLYLAVLAAGVLARLGWLELPPGLQPLESWWVIGVAALLAVAEFVADKVPAFDTVWDGIHTFIRIPAGAILAAAAFGQLDPQWVVAAGLIGGTLAGTAHAVKAGTRALINVSPEPFSNWTASFTEDLTATGSLLLAFFVPVLFLVLLAVFLLGSVWLLPKLWRGVRRLHASLRGGARHDAPR; encoded by the coding sequence ATGCTGGAAACCGCCGCGCTGGCCGCGGGCATGTCCTGGGCTAGCGGATTTCGCCTGTACCTGGCCGTGCTGGCCGCCGGCGTGCTGGCGCGGCTGGGCTGGCTGGAACTGCCGCCCGGGCTGCAGCCGCTGGAATCGTGGTGGGTGATCGGCGTGGCTGCGCTACTGGCCGTGGCCGAGTTCGTCGCCGACAAGGTGCCCGCCTTCGACACCGTCTGGGACGGCATCCATACCTTCATCCGCATTCCCGCGGGGGCGATCCTGGCGGCCGCCGCATTCGGCCAGCTGGATCCGCAATGGGTGGTGGCGGCAGGGCTGATCGGCGGCACGCTGGCCGGCACTGCGCATGCGGTCAAGGCCGGCACGCGCGCGCTGATCAACGTGTCGCCGGAACCGTTTTCCAACTGGACGGCCTCATTCACTGAGGACCTGACCGCCACCGGCAGCCTGCTGCTGGCGTTCTTCGTGCCGGTGCTGTTCCTGGTGCTGCTGGCGGTGTTCCTGCTGGGCTCGGTGTGGCTGCTGCCGAAGTTGTGGCGCGGCGTGCGCCGCCTCCATGCCAGCCTGCGCGGCGGGGCCCGGCATGACGCGCCGCGCTAG
- a CDS encoding LOG family protein, with protein sequence MKSVCVYCGSSPGNRPEYAEGARLLGRALAEGGLTLVYGGGKVGLMGIVADAVLEHGGRAVGIIPEALMQKEVGHRGLTELHVVRNMHERKQMMADRADAFVAMPGGVGTFEELFETFTWLQLGYHAKPVGLLNLAGFYDGMLGFLSHAVQEGFLKQVHADLLHVGDTPAGLLTQLAGAPRVRVDKWQEARDQT encoded by the coding sequence GTGAAATCCGTCTGCGTGTATTGCGGGTCCAGCCCCGGCAACCGTCCGGAATACGCCGAGGGCGCGCGACTGCTCGGCCGCGCCCTGGCCGAAGGCGGCCTGACGCTGGTGTACGGCGGTGGCAAGGTGGGCCTGATGGGCATCGTCGCCGATGCCGTGCTGGAGCATGGCGGCAGGGCCGTCGGCATCATCCCCGAAGCGCTGATGCAGAAGGAAGTCGGCCACCGCGGCCTGACCGAACTGCACGTGGTGCGCAACATGCACGAACGCAAGCAGATGATGGCCGACCGCGCCGATGCCTTTGTCGCCATGCCCGGCGGCGTGGGCACCTTCGAGGAACTGTTCGAGACCTTCACCTGGCTGCAGCTGGGCTACCACGCCAAGCCGGTGGGCCTGCTCAACCTGGCAGGCTTCTACGACGGCATGCTCGGCTTCCTGTCGCACGCGGTGCAGGAAGGCTTCCTGAAGCAGGTGCACGCCGACCTGCTGCACGTGGGCGACACGCCTGCGGGCCTGCTGACGCAACTGGCGGGCGCGCCGCGCGTGCGCGTCGACAAGTGGCAGGAGGCCCGCGACCAGACCTGA
- a CDS encoding diacylglycerol kinase, translating into MPKPHPELPSDPPMQRPPPAMQSADYSIDQNPHKGNRGLARAWHAAINSLSGLRYAVLEESAFRQELTLVVILTPCAFLLPVTAVERILLLGTLLVVLIVELLNSSVEAAVDRISLERHSLSKRAKDFGSAAVMLALVLCGGTWMTIAGPHVVRWIRALAG; encoded by the coding sequence ATGCCGAAACCGCATCCGGAACTGCCGTCCGACCCGCCAATGCAGAGGCCGCCGCCCGCCATGCAGAGCGCTGACTATTCCATCGACCAGAACCCGCACAAGGGCAACCGGGGCCTGGCGCGCGCGTGGCATGCGGCCATCAATTCGCTGTCCGGGCTGCGCTACGCGGTGCTGGAGGAAAGCGCGTTCCGCCAGGAGCTGACGCTGGTGGTAATCCTGACGCCGTGCGCCTTTCTGCTGCCGGTGACCGCGGTCGAGCGCATCCTGCTGCTGGGCACGCTGCTGGTGGTGCTGATCGTCGAGCTGCTCAACTCCAGCGTCGAAGCCGCGGTCGACCGCATCTCGCTGGAGCGGCACAGCCTGTCCAAGCGCGCCAAGGACTTCGGCAGCGCGGCGGTGATGCTGGCGCTGGTGCTGTGCGGCGGCACCTGGATGACCATTGCCGGACCGCACGTGGTGCGCTGGATACGGGCGCTGGCCGGCTGA